gtaattaagataataagatattttactttgaagaggctagtacccgacttccgaggttgtcattaaataaatccaggtgtccaattccgaggtcttggccctggtagaccgaggtatgctcttttaggattggtggctcgctaccccaacctattagggaacgcgcataagattgtactacgcctgggcccaagagaagttgattactattttgaagtattataagtataagcttttgaacaagtaaaataagtttcacataagtataaaagtattaaagtataagttttaaacaagtggaataaaagaataagtttagaacgaatgaaataagtttcattttgttttaaatcaacaagtttagttttcttctatgctagcatgttatttagattagcttactgttctttactattagaagagcatgagtagctttacatgtttagcatttcagtttgttatgattcttttactattagaagagcatgagtagctttacatgtttagtattttagcctatttgattcctttactattagatgagcatgagtagttttcagtaagcatacagttagtttatgttatagatatatgtacatgcatatcgagattttgtgagttagatagcgcttactaagtaaattttgcttataaattgcatttcctcttactacagataaaggaaaggaaaagatatagcaaggaagacgacaaggtggtgcggatgatgtgtgatgttgaactatgaaagcctcgggacttggctaagaagttgtttagagactttctttaatgttattagagaagttgagactgttaaagagttgtttcttttttcttttgttgCTAATTGAgactattccgcattgttagtttagtTGTTTCCCACtattggagctttattcatttgctattgctagaatagttttttttagttgttgtgtcttattactgtgtggttgtgaagtatatataccagccgcatgtggctgatggtttattttgcatgtattgatgattattgtcaccggtacaggggggattctgccgaaatttttcggcaggaacttctctggggccgtgataaatttaagtgttgctaataataacataagtaacactagtaagtagagtaatagttaagtaatggtcacccttagagagtagtatagtagtaagaagggtggtcgttacacggaTGAGGGACGATGTACAACCTAAAAGATGTGCAATCATCCTCCGAGTAATCTTTCGTTATCTGTATTTTAACTGCTTCTTATATCCTCCGTCATCAACGAGAGGGTTAAGAGAATATGCTGTCAAGATTCCATTGCATGTGCTATAGCCGTAAAATATAATTCTCTGGCAAGTAGTTGTTATTCCCTATAGGATTGTTGTGATTCTATGATAATATTGTCCCCTAGAGATAGCCAAATTAAAACTTTTAGCCGATCGCTTGTATCATGTGATACTTGTCTTTGAAGAGGCGGGAACCAAGCCCCAAAAGATCTGATCGGCACTTTGTACTGATCGACCATATGTTATGAGACGCACTCGAAATGTTAACCTGGGAGTTCGACCGACCCTATATCTAGTCGTGGGGGTGATGAACCTTGAAAATCCGACTAGTGTTACGACCGATCGACCGACCATAGTCTTGGAAGTCCGACTAGTTATTAGGGCAACCAATTATATATTGAAAGATTGTAGCAATGAGTTAGATCCCATATGCTTGACCAGTGTTAGTCTATACATCTTGGCACTGGGTGGAATGACGAGTCTCTTAAGTCTGATCGACTCTAGGGTTGCCTGATCATGTGCTCCGGATAGAAGCTAGGTCTCATAAGTCCGATCAATCTTTTGATCAACCGACTATAAACTGGATGTCTAGACACATGGAGTACTATATCCCTCCAGTCCAATCAACGATCTTACGCCGACCATCCTCATATCGAAGATCTTAACACTAAATGAGAAGCTAAGCTGATTACAAATGAGGCTTAACTATTATCTCATCTTAATTTTAACTACCATCTTATCTTAAATTTGACGGTCGCATCACCTTTAAATCTACTCACAGCAGTATAAAAAATGATCATAACTCACGTAGATTGATATTGTTTAATTTAAACAACAGCAGAATGAGTTCCACTGGATAACACAAATTGAGGGGGTGCTTGGTTGATTGAAAGGAATGGGAATAAGAATGAGATTGATAGAAGTAGAGAATGAAAATGGGGACTTTCCCATTCCTCTCGTTTTACTAGGGAATGACTCATTCCCATATTTAGGATAATGAATACATGAGACCCAtgattaatcctccaactaaATACTCACTTTCAATCCCTTTCTTATTCTTTACTCTCATTCCATCCAACCAAGCACCCAGACTCTTAATTCATGTGTGAATGTCACAAATGCAAGTAAAAGTAGCCGGAAAGAACACGACAAGTACAATTAAACTCGTGCATTGATTTTCCTGCATGCATCTCTATCAGCTGCCAAGTAAGTCAACTTCTGACCTTTCTCAGCTGAACGCAAAAGTCTCAAAGGCCTGAAACAAAGATTCTCTTTCAGTCCCCATTGCCCACTATTCGCTTGGAACTATATTATTTAAGGACACCTCTCTGCCACAATCTTTTTCTCCATGAAGAAGTAGAGTCAGTCAAAATGCCTGCTTCCCTCCTGCATCAAATTGCAacttttcttctcctcctctgttTTCTGAGGACTTCTTCTGCAGTGCTGTTCTCCTCCCTGCACCAGGATCTCATAGTCACTGCATCACCAAGACCAGGCCAAGGTTAGTGCTTTCTCCTCGTACAATTTTGGAACTGTAACTTCATAGAGATTTCTTGGTTGGGCGTGCAGTGTTGTATGCCGGCGTGGACCAGATCAGAGTGAGCTGGGCTCTTAACGGGAGCCTCCCCGCCGGCGCCGGCGCGGCCTACGCAAAGGTGAAGATAAGCCTGTGCTACGCGCCGGTGAGCCAGGTCGACCGCAGGTGGCGCAAGACCCGAGACGACCTCAAGAAGGACAAGACGTGTCAGTTCAAGATCACCACCACGCCCTACGCCTCCGTCGGCGGCTCCTACGACTACGCCGTGGAGCGGAGCATCCCCACGGCGACCTACTTCGTGAGGGCCTACGCGCTCGACTCCTCCGACGTCGAGGTCGCCTACGGGCAGACCACCGACGCCAAGAAAACCACCAACCTGTTCCACATCATCGGGATCTCCGGCCGGCACGCGTCGCTGGATATAGCTGCTGCATGCTTCTCGGCCTTCTCCGTTCTCGCGCTTACTTTCTTCCTAGTGGCTGAGAAGAGGAAGGCCAAGCAATGAGAAAGGTCAAAGTTTTCATAAGAGCTTCGTCCTCGATTGAAAAAAGTTAGCCGAGGAAGATGAAGATCGAGGAGCACAGCCGACTTTAGTAGAATCGGAGGCTCAATTCTGTCAATCCCTGTGtaagaaaaaattattattaaaagtaaaataattcAGGAATATgcatttatctatttttttaatttagcgAATATGAATAAAATTCGTAAGAATAATTCACAGGAATAATCAATTCTAGTCCTACTTATCGACAAATAGTCGAGTTGGGTGACAAGccatttttttcttctaaaattttaaatattttttataattgttctgtttattattattttttaaatataactcTTGATCTAATAAGCTCAAGTTAGTTGGGCACGACtcaattaaactaatgcatgtgCTAGACGAGCCAGTGTGACGTCGCCAGTTATATCTAACACTATAGATATCACACGTGTACATCGATTTCAATATATCATGATAAATGGATAGACTCATACCTATCCTTAGCACAACTCATTAATACCTAGAAATGTCGtcaataacaaaaataatattttttttaaaaaaaaattaaaagactcATACAATTAAATAAAGAAGTAATATTATTAAACTTGACACAAAAATTAAATAACTCAAGTTAACTTAAGTACTATTATaatctaaaaagtaagttaattgtTTCCAGTGTCCAATAATGATAAGTTCATTGCTTCCACTGTACAATAATTATAAGTTAATTGTTTTTATGGTACAATAATTATAAGTTAATTGTTTTTTAGGAAGAGCGCCAGTGGCATTCGTGTAATTTTAATACttgagagggaaaagagagtggTTGTTCGTATGTGTGTCTGCGAGCAAAGCGTGGTTCAGAGGAAAGCACGGTGGGGGTGGGGTGAAGAAGGCGAAAAGCTAAAACGAAAGATCGGAGAAAGAGAAACCCTAATTTCTCTCCTTCGAATCCACTCTAAATCTCTGCAGTCATCCCCTTACCCGACTCGCCCAACCTTCGAATTGTGAGAAAGCTGGCCCTTGTGCTTCCGCCACGAATCCGCCGCCGGATTCCGGCTTTGGTGGCCCAATGCCGTTCTTTCCTGCCAATAATTTGTTCCTTGTGGAGGATAAGGGTCTTGAAGAGGCTGGTTTGGCCGCTTAGGTTGGCAGTTGGTGCAGATGCTCTAAGCGGAGggctcggagagaagcagatcggaGGTTTCGGGAGGCAAAGAATGAAAACGGGGGATTCTACTTGTCGGCATCTTGTAGCTTGAATGCGGGAGGTAGGAGTTCATTGATGTTCCTTGTCTCTTCTTTTTGCTTGTTCTGCTGTAGCGTTGAGAGAATTGTctgtgaaaaaaaaatgaattttgatGTAGTAGGTCAGTTCGACGCTTAGTTTTGTACTTCGATGACCTTACCTCATAATTCATGCATTATACGCTCTTTTCTGATGATTCCTTGTTCCTTGCTGATCAGTCTAACAAACATCTGTTTGTTACGATTTGGCATTATGTGTTGAAAGTTTCACGACAGTTAGCAAAAAGGCCGAGGATTCTCTAGATTTGAGTGTTTGCCcggaaacattttttttttccgtTTCTCTATCTTAACGTTATTAATTGCAAGCTCGATCTGCAGGTAGTCACATTAACATTGATCCAATCTGGATGAAGGTCCTAAGCAACTGGTTTTATTGCGCACCTATTGAACATTAATATGTGAGGATCTAGAAGCAATTTTGTCTGCAAGAAGAACTAGAAGATTATAAGATGCCTTCTTCACCTTTGACCAGGCGCTCCCTAGTGACAGAGCTTAAAGCAGAAAGTGCCCATAAACGGGGCCACAGTTTTGAGAGAAAATATTCTCTCAAGGCCAAGGATGATGATCTATTCCTTTTTAACGAGTTGCAGAACCGTGAAAGAGACAACTTCTTGCTGCACTCCTGTGACGACTTTGATGAATCTATATGTAATATCAATATTCTGCTTTTGATTTCCTGATCTATAGACTTTATTCTTTAGATTTCTCATCTGTGTTTAAGTACTGATTTATACAAATTTGTCACTCATCTCAGCAAAATTGAGATATGTTTCGGATTTTAATCTTGGGATCACCATACCAGTTCGAACAGAGAGAAATGGCCTACTTGATGCAGATGGTGAGAAGAATGATTATGACTGGTATGTTCCCTTACGTAAGAGGCTTTGTTCATTGGGTCGATGACAATGTTAATAGTCACTCCACTATGTTGTAAAGAGACACTTAGGTGCTAAGAATCTGGAATAGACTATTGTTATATTTTTCCCGAGCATGGAGCATGTAATGTGAAGTTTCTGTTGGTTCCTTAGCTGTTATGTTTTGAGCTTGCCTTTGTTTGTTATCCAATTATGGTATAAGAAGATAACAGTTTTGTACCTTCTCTTGGAAATTTAGCTATATCAAATCATGACTAATAAATTGCTTTCCATTCAGGTTGTTAACTCCTCCTGATACTCCTCTATTTCCTTCGCTGGATGATGATGTGTCACAATCTCCAAATTCTTCTAGAGGCAGGACAAGAAGTCAACCTATTCCAATCTCGAATATATCAATGGTATGAATTCCCTTTTCTGACAACATTTCATGTATGGGAAGTTTTCATTTTATCCCTCTTTCTTTCAAGTATATTTTTTGATTATTCTTCTTACAGTCTGCAAGGCCTAAAAGAAGCAGTGAGAGTCCACATAGATTAAGTTCATCTCCTAGCTCTAACTATAGCGTCTCCCGTCCAAGAAGTAGGCCATCCTCAGTTCCTCACTCAAGCCCACCTCCAATTCTTCGATCTGCAACACACTTGCGGAGGCCTTCCACACCTCCAACCAAATCATTGCCATCAGCTCAAATGTCTTTGACTCCACCATCACGGAGGATAAGCACTGGTTCCAGTATGCAGAAAGTCACTGGTAAAGCGGGCATGTCACCTGTAAAGGCAAATCGTGGGAATTCTGCCTCACCAAAACTGCGAGGATGGCCATCAAATCTTCCTGGTTTCTCCACTGATGTGCCACCTAACCTTCGAACTTCCCTAACAGACCAGTCAGCAACACGTGTCCGTGGTTCATCACCGATATCTGGTAATGGAAGGGGGTCTATGTCGAAATATGGAAGGCAGTCAATGTCACCATCTTCTTCTAGAAGTACAATATCACCACGTAACAGTGAAGGTGACAAATTTAGCTATATTAGCAAGCCATCTGCATCATCTTCCCAGGAAGATGATGCTCAATCACATGCTTCTGCAGGAGTTTTGGTTAATACAGCTACAAGGAAATATCAAAATTTTGCACACAACAGAGCTCTGGGATTTTCCAAGAAACCTTCAGGATCTCTCTCTGCAAGTTTTGCTCCAAAAAGATCCTTTGATTTTGCTTGTAGGCAAATGGTAAAGTGCTGTACATTGCTTTATTACTGCTACAATCTTTTGTTTAGGAGCATGTATACTCTTGAACACTCTTCAACCCTTGGCCCTCTGAAAATACTGGAAATTTGTTTGAGTTAGATTTTTGTTAAAAATGACTTTTTGCACTTCAACCATTCCTATACTAGTGCTGATTTTGTGAAATTACTCATTGTTAGTAAATTCTTTATTCATTTCTCTCTAAAAACAAACTGAACTACTTTTGTTTGTCATCCTACCAAAATTTTGAGGTTGGTGGAATTGGTAAATCTAATACTTGAAAAGAATGGAGATTGTTGCATAGGagcagtccggtgcacgaagctcctgccatgtggggtcccggggaaagatccattgtacgcagccttaccctgctttttgcaagaggttgttttcaggattcgaacccgtgaccttttggtcacatgataaCAACTTTACTGTTgtgtcaaggctccccttcagaTTGTTGCATAGGAACTGAATAATAATCCTTTGGGTACATGAGGAACATGCATTTTTGTTATGCATGGTTATCAACTATCTTTATTCTTTATCATTTAGAAACTGACACTTGTAATTTGTTCATATGGAGCCATAAGTGTGAACTGATTGTCTACCTGTGTGTTTTTTAGCTTCAAAGTCAAGTGTAGTTTTCTACTAATTGCATATCTGTTAACTGCCTTTGTCTCATGAATTCttgttttgtatatattttttgcaTACTTATATTATTATATTTGGAAAACTATGAAGTACTTTTACAGAATGTTTCTCATTAGATACGACTATGTTCGTTGGTGATAGGACTTAGAAGTTATTTTTATGAGTTATTGGTGTTATAATAGTATATATGGGTGTAATTCCACATGAGATATTTTACTCATGTGGTATTATATTGAGTCCTTTATACAATATCTTTGTCTCAACTGTtggaatatatatacatacatataaTTTACACATTGTGGCATACATACAGGAATATTTCATCATGTGTTCATCATCCTTGTGtgcttcttttcttttatttgcacTACCTTTGTGCTATTTCAGATTTTCTACCCCTTAAaccttttttaataaaaaaagaatATGGTTTTGACTATGTTAGAATGATTTGATGCCTAAATGTTAGTTATATTACTAGCTAAATCAATTCACATTTTCTCTAAATTGCTTAACAAGGGTTCCCTCCTTTTGtactttcttttttttcctaCTTTAATATTCTAAAGTTTCGGTGATACTGATTTCGATATAGTACCAACATTTTGATGTGTGGTGCCACTAGTGAGTTAGAGGTAGGAAAaggaaatgaagaaaaagaaaaaaaaagacaattATATACTTAAGTTCAAACTTTGTTTTCCATCTGCCGTGGTACTATCTTGACATTATCTTGTATGAcaacaaactaaaaaaaaaacaacattaTCTCAATACATCTTGACCCGTGTTGTAATATATCAAGGGGTGTTGAGTGTTGGCATCATATAATATTTATCAACATCATTGGGACGACAACTTAGGAGACCTTGTATGTACTGAGTAGTATCAAATTTGATAATTTATTGGAATGATACATTTTGATTGTTTTGCCTACATGGTAcgtgattttaaatcatgctttaaTGCACTTCAAAGTTAACTTTATCAGCTATGCTAGCATGTAGCTTGCACCAATGCGCTTAGCTAGTTAAACAtattatgataaaataaaaatataattattaaagTCTAAGTACATGAATACACTGTGAGAGCTTCAAGCTATTGAAATATCAATAGAAAATTGCAGGACTTGGAAGCATCCTTGTGATGGAAGAGGTGGCAAGCATAAGTATTCTCCAGAAGTTTGAGTATGCATGTTCTCATAATTTATCATGGTTAAACTTGAAAGCTTTGGTGAATTTGATAGCCAAGGCTTCTTGCAGTCCATGAGAAATTGTAGAGAAATAAAATTCTTTAGCATTTAGTTATCCAATTTGATAAGTGATATGCTATACATGGAGATAAAGCTCTATTTTTCTACAAATGGTGATATCATAATCATGGAAGGAACATAAGTGGAATGAAAATGAATCGGAATGAATTGGGAATCAGAGTGAATCAATCAGGTAGAGCCTTAGGGGATGCCATGATATCACAACATCCAATACAACCAAGGATAACATATTAGTGTACCCTCAGCTATAGGGGATGCCATGATATCACAACATCCAATACAACCAAGGATAACATATTAGTGTACCCTCAGCAACATTTTTCGACTACCAGAGTCATGGTCATGGTGTCACAACAATGGGAGTAAGTGGGCTGCCTCTGATGGtgggtggagcaagaagcaaacaACTGACCTAGGTTGATGACTTCATATACTGAGGCCTGGCACCTATTTTGCCAAGGTGATGGAGGGGTAGTTGTGGTGCAAGTTGTTGGTccgcgttggccggctagaagaggggttgaatagccctaaaaaacacaaacacaaaacaCCCTTcttgaacttataacttaaacacttgcatataattaaataaagaaagcaataaactaaaagaagaagctcacagacttgacttggtttcaaccggagaggttgttaatccaaggaatgaatcgcacactaaaagatctccttcaggcagagaagcatcttacagtagtgaaagcgcaaaaagaaagaagctaaactaacaaggaagcgcacaagtgtcGAATGCAAGAATTGCTTGTTGTtgttagcttcttggaccaaggctatatttatagccttggtcggggcgtctggaagcgttccaggtgcctagaaggggataaaactttatccctttcgcaTAGATCGCATTTGAtcgcgatctggataaaatccaGGTCTGACCCTCTGCTCCGATTCAGCTCGCCTcagttcgggtcttccgctccggcttcgcttgcttgggtgatctcgaccatctgaaatagggctcacccgaacccaacttccggtcttctcgagcaaccttccgttccgacttcttgtccctcggaaacgtcgtgccctccttctcatccaccagcgtattcttccacagcacctcatccctcggacgcaccgaacccgtcggctctctcccgtgtcgttcttctcgctagctgcgtcttttgctcgaccctctgtgctcctaagctcttgcacacttagacacaaggttaaaacaccacaggacctaacttaacttgctgatcacatcaaaataactttgGGATTCCAACACAAGGGAGATATCCATTGATGATCCTCCAACGGAGTGAGAGGCACTGAGCAACTTAGGGATGTTGACTATCCACCAAGGCTTGGTGTCAGCACAACTTTCTGGGAAGAGTGCTCAGGTTTGAAAGGCTGAGAAGTGCTGAAGACATGCACATTTTTGCATATCTTCTATGCAGATAATGGCTGGGCAGCTATAAAGGCTGTTCCCTTATCAGACTATTGTATACGGGACGGACACACAGTTACA
This region of Zingiber officinale cultivar Zhangliang chromosome 9A, Zo_v1.1, whole genome shotgun sequence genomic DNA includes:
- the LOC122020867 gene encoding high-affinity nitrate transporter-activating protein 2.1-like gives rise to the protein MPASLLHQIATFLLLLCFLRTSSAVLFSSLHQDLIVTASPRPGQVLYAGVDQIRVSWALNGSLPAGAGAAYAKVKISLCYAPVSQVDRRWRKTRDDLKKDKTCQFKITTTPYASVGGSYDYAVERSIPTATYFVRAYALDSSDVEVAYGQTTDAKKTTNLFHIIGISGRHASLDIAAACFSAFSVLALTFFLVAEKRKAKQ